The following are encoded in a window of Natrononativus amylolyticus genomic DNA:
- a CDS encoding sodium:solute symporter family protein: MVDTQSAVALATIGVYIVIVLALGYQGWRVGKVSVEDWMTASRGLGIVVLLFTYAATYHSAFAFLGASGFMYENGIGLLLAATGFLVMSGLIFWVLGSRIWLLGKKHGYITPADLLRDFYNSRILGLFASLVLILFTFPYVALQLMGGGIIFETATGGLVSFEVGAAVLLAVGVIYVWLGGMRSIAWTDTVQGVFMILAVWIAAAFFLASTYHGPAEFLTELTLSFEEHVTLPGPEGTMQPVWYTSYALMIGLGMMMSPHIFLRYFSAKSPTTIKSVAVGGTAYLIGFYIILPIFAFAAVTHFPDLADPDSAVPAVLYEFTPVWFASIVVAGALAAAMSTKDAQMHAVSVLITRDWYEEFTDDVDSRTETRLAQVLIPILGVISYVFAIQDFGLLAIVLSMALDGTAQLMPLVVGALFWSRATTEGAFAGIVSGVTVTAVLYLGVVSVPAILPEAVPGFYGLILNVTLFVGVSLLTDPVPTANRDRVQGYIAYARERGWQTDANVPADD; this comes from the coding sequence ATGGTCGATACTCAATCAGCAGTCGCATTAGCGACAATTGGTGTCTACATTGTTATCGTGCTGGCTCTCGGTTATCAAGGCTGGCGCGTTGGGAAAGTCAGCGTTGAGGACTGGATGACCGCTAGCCGAGGGCTCGGAATCGTTGTTCTCCTGTTCACGTACGCGGCAACCTACCACTCAGCATTTGCGTTCCTTGGTGCGTCCGGGTTCATGTATGAAAACGGCATCGGCCTCTTGCTTGCAGCGACCGGATTTTTAGTCATGTCCGGGCTGATATTCTGGGTCCTCGGTTCGCGAATCTGGTTACTTGGGAAGAAACACGGATACATCACACCTGCTGATCTGCTTCGCGATTTCTACAACTCGCGCATCTTAGGGCTGTTCGCCAGTCTTGTTCTGATTCTGTTTACGTTCCCCTATGTCGCACTTCAACTCATGGGAGGGGGAATTATCTTTGAGACGGCGACTGGCGGGCTTGTGAGCTTCGAAGTTGGTGCCGCCGTTTTACTTGCCGTTGGCGTCATCTATGTCTGGCTTGGTGGAATGCGTTCAATTGCGTGGACAGACACTGTTCAGGGCGTGTTTATGATCCTGGCCGTCTGGATAGCCGCTGCCTTCTTTCTTGCCTCTACGTACCACGGTCCGGCGGAATTTCTCACGGAGCTCACACTGTCGTTTGAAGAGCACGTGACTCTCCCTGGTCCAGAGGGGACGATGCAACCAGTTTGGTACACATCTTACGCACTCATGATCGGCCTGGGGATGATGATGTCCCCACACATCTTCCTGCGATACTTTTCTGCGAAGTCGCCGACAACGATCAAGTCTGTTGCCGTTGGTGGAACCGCATACCTGATCGGTTTCTACATTATCCTTCCAATCTTTGCGTTCGCCGCGGTTACACACTTTCCCGACCTTGCAGATCCGGATTCGGCAGTGCCGGCAGTTCTTTATGAGTTTACCCCTGTCTGGTTCGCTTCAATCGTCGTTGCCGGGGCGCTAGCCGCGGCGATGAGCACAAAAGACGCCCAGATGCACGCAGTCTCCGTACTTATCACACGGGACTGGTATGAGGAGTTTACTGACGACGTTGATAGCCGAACCGAAACGCGCCTCGCACAGGTGTTGATCCCAATCCTCGGCGTTATCTCGTATGTTTTCGCAATCCAGGACTTCGGCCTGCTTGCAATCGTACTAAGTATGGCCCTTGACGGCACCGCTCAATTGATGCCGCTCGTCGTTGGTGCCCTCTTTTGGTCGCGGGCGACGACCGAAGGTGCGTTCGCCGGCATCGTATCGGGCGTGACCGTCACTGCGGTGCTCTACCTCGGTGTGGTGTCGGTGCCAGCGATCCTGCCAGAGGCCGTTCCTGGATTCTACGGCCTCATTCTGAACGTCACACTCTTTGTGGGAGTGAGCCTACTCACCGATCCCGTCCCGACGGCGAACCGTGACCGGGTTCAGGGCTATATCGCTTACGCACGAGAACGCGGCTGGCAGACTGACGCGAACGTACCAGCCGACGACTGA
- a CDS encoding acetyl-CoA carboxylase codes for MATEHIQSPMPGVFYTRPDPDEEPFVTEGEEVTEGDVLGLVGVMKNFHDITAPADGTVAEFRAENEQEVDAGDDLLVLETS; via the coding sequence ATGGCAACAGAACACATCCAGTCACCCATGCCGGGAGTCTTCTACACGCGACCGGACCCGGACGAGGAGCCGTTCGTCACCGAGGGCGAGGAGGTCACCGAGGGGGACGTCCTCGGGCTGGTCGGCGTGATGAAGAACTTCCACGACATCACCGCGCCGGCCGACGGGACGGTCGCCGAATTCCGCGCGGAGAACGAACAGGAGGTCGACGCTGGCGACGACCTGCTCGTTCTCGAGACCAGTTGA
- a CDS encoding RNA-guided endonuclease InsQ/TnpB family protein gives MTVVRNIQVKLDIPEEHHPVVDATFDEFRRVTEPVIDYGWSDDPDDIITNKNHLNEATYHDIRDDSPLTGGHVQSARNLAANALSNCKDLLEDGKNTSKPEFKGTVVTYNSNTITYNDDHCTLSTVDGRIHAEYVFPHDDEGTPFEEYWNEDKWEKREATLHKRDGKYYLHVAVEHVDDTDSTDEQTENGVVLGVDLNVDGSLAVTSTGAFLGNADELNHKRDEYERRRGNLQQTGTRSAHLTIQSIGDRFAEWSRHCLHDVSNGIVREARINDCTHIAFERLTWIWTRISNASKFQQWAFKELQRQVEYKAEEYGIGVETVAPQYTSQRCSHGECGFTHEDNRDGDEFECLKCGKELHADYNAARNVAWRLVQNWLKSGSGRATSQLALKSGTVNANGQFRPTALSS, from the coding sequence GTGACCGTCGTCAGGAATATCCAAGTCAAACTCGACATCCCCGAGGAACACCACCCCGTAGTGGATGCCACGTTTGACGAGTTCCGCCGAGTCACCGAACCAGTCATCGACTACGGCTGGAGCGACGACCCTGACGACATCATCACCAACAAAAACCACCTCAACGAAGCCACCTACCACGACATCCGCGACGACAGCCCACTCACCGGCGGACACGTCCAATCCGCTCGCAACCTCGCAGCCAACGCCCTTTCAAATTGCAAAGACTTGCTCGAAGACGGCAAGAACACGAGCAAGCCCGAGTTCAAGGGCACGGTCGTCACCTACAACTCAAACACCATAACGTACAACGACGACCACTGTACTCTCTCGACGGTAGACGGACGAATCCACGCCGAATACGTGTTCCCACACGACGACGAGGGAACGCCGTTCGAGGAGTACTGGAACGAGGACAAGTGGGAGAAACGAGAAGCAACGCTCCACAAGCGTGACGGTAAATACTACCTCCACGTTGCCGTTGAACACGTAGACGACACTGATTCTACCGACGAGCAGACCGAGAACGGAGTGGTTCTCGGCGTTGATTTGAACGTGGACGGCTCCCTCGCCGTCACTAGCACCGGGGCGTTCCTTGGAAACGCGGACGAGTTGAACCACAAACGCGACGAGTACGAACGCCGCCGTGGAAACCTGCAACAGACGGGGACGCGCTCGGCGCACCTTACCATCCAGTCAATTGGTGACAGGTTCGCCGAGTGGAGTCGCCACTGTTTGCACGACGTATCGAACGGCATTGTTCGAGAAGCCCGCATAAACGACTGTACGCATATCGCGTTCGAGCGGTTGACGTGGATCTGGACGCGCATTTCGAATGCCTCGAAGTTCCAGCAGTGGGCGTTCAAAGAACTCCAGCGACAGGTCGAGTACAAGGCCGAAGAATACGGCATCGGAGTTGAAACCGTCGCGCCGCAGTACACGTCTCAACGATGTAGTCACGGTGAGTGTGGGTTCACCCACGAAGATAACCGCGATGGTGACGAGTTCGAGTGTCTGAAGTGCGGAAAGGAGTTGCACGCGGATTACAATGCGGCTCGGAACGTGGCGTGGCGTCTTGTCCAGAACTGGCTCAAGTCTGGGTCTGGACGGGCTACCAGTCAACTAGCCCTGAAGTCAGGAACCGTGAACGCGAATGGTCAGTTTAGACCGACTGCACTCAGCAGTTAG
- a CDS encoding glutaredoxin family protein yields MAKSESPCVQVFSASDCGRCPEAIEISREVANEHGVEVEIVDIESDRSKALSAGVLSVPTVIVGDTQLQGVPTVDRLEQALENEFSG; encoded by the coding sequence ATGGCGAAATCAGAGTCACCCTGCGTTCAGGTATTCTCCGCTTCTGACTGTGGCCGGTGCCCAGAAGCGATTGAGATCTCGCGTGAGGTAGCCAATGAACACGGGGTTGAGGTCGAAATCGTTGATATTGAATCCGATCGTTCTAAGGCACTCAGCGCTGGTGTACTGTCGGTTCCAACGGTTATCGTCGGCGACACCCAGCTACAGGGTGTGCCGACCGTTGATCGGCTCGAGCAAGCTCTAGAGAACGAGTTCTCTGGGTAG
- a CDS encoding polysaccharide deacetylase family protein — protein sequence MGTVDVAIGVDADCVAGWLGSYGGADSPADLSRGLAAGNEGIPRMLTLFEETGIETSWYVPGHTIETFRDEIEAVAAAGHELGVHGYSHENPTDLSREQEDAILEVSIDLIEDVTGSPPTGHRASWWEFSDNTPDLVEKHGFLYDSSLMERQFEPGWMRKGDSWEKIDYDKNPETWMEPYQYGEETDVVEIPISWYRDDIPPMLFIKQPIYHAGYKDPEMMYEQYYKRQFDFLYDRRGAGVYTFTIHPDIHGLPHMIPLFEEFITYVQGHENARFVTLETVAETFKDDPSTYESESEYV from the coding sequence ATGGGTACTGTAGACGTCGCAATCGGTGTCGACGCGGACTGTGTCGCCGGCTGGCTCGGCTCGTACGGCGGTGCCGACTCGCCTGCCGACCTCTCTCGAGGGTTAGCGGCCGGCAACGAAGGCATTCCGCGAATGCTCACGCTCTTCGAGGAGACGGGGATCGAGACGTCGTGGTACGTCCCCGGTCACACGATCGAGACGTTCCGCGACGAGATCGAGGCCGTCGCGGCCGCCGGCCACGAACTCGGGGTCCACGGTTACTCCCACGAGAACCCGACTGACCTCTCGCGGGAACAAGAGGACGCGATCCTCGAGGTCTCGATCGACCTCATCGAGGACGTCACTGGCTCGCCGCCGACCGGCCACCGCGCCAGCTGGTGGGAGTTCAGCGACAACACGCCCGACCTGGTCGAGAAGCACGGCTTTCTCTACGACAGCAGCCTCATGGAGCGGCAGTTCGAGCCGGGCTGGATGCGCAAGGGCGACAGCTGGGAGAAGATCGACTACGACAAGAACCCGGAAACCTGGATGGAACCCTACCAGTACGGCGAGGAGACCGACGTCGTCGAGATTCCGATCAGCTGGTACCGCGACGACATCCCGCCGATGCTGTTCATCAAGCAGCCGATCTACCACGCCGGCTACAAGGACCCGGAGATGATGTACGAACAGTACTACAAACGGCAGTTCGACTTCCTCTACGACCGGCGCGGCGCGGGCGTCTACACCTTCACGATTCACCCGGACATCCACGGGCTCCCGCACATGATCCCGCTGTTCGAGGAGTTCATCACCTACGTGCAGGGCCACGAGAACGCGAGGTTCGTCACCCTCGAGACCGTCGCCGAGACGTTCAAAGACGACCCGTCTACGTACGAAAGCGAGAGCGAGTACGTCTGA
- a CDS encoding cupin domain-containing protein produces MIDITSWTNPVKVETAYDGIERRVLAYTDELMLVHYTVEEGAEFPVHEHDDTHQAVYVIAGSVELLGERETVLGPGDSFVVGPGTEHGIVGRAPRTELIDAFAPPIDDYRGGE; encoded by the coding sequence ATGATCGACATCACCTCCTGGACGAACCCGGTGAAGGTAGAGACGGCGTACGACGGGATCGAACGGCGCGTGCTGGCGTACACCGACGAGCTGATGCTCGTCCACTACACGGTCGAGGAAGGTGCGGAGTTTCCGGTACACGAACACGACGACACCCACCAGGCGGTGTACGTTATCGCCGGCAGCGTCGAGCTCCTCGGCGAACGCGAAACCGTCCTCGGTCCGGGCGATTCGTTCGTCGTCGGTCCGGGCACCGAACACGGCATCGTCGGGCGCGCGCCGCGAACGGAGCTGATCGACGCGTTCGCGCCCCCGATAGACGACTATCGCGGCGGCGAGTGA
- a CDS encoding aspartate aminotransferase family protein translates to MTMFYKWGAGRHPDHPTVTHAHDEYLVTESGAELIDAAAGAAVVNFGHSLEGVDEVMARQADRVGYVSTSYFTTPAVESLADTLASMAPGSLNNAFLSNSGSEAVETAIKLARDYHVARGDHARETVIGRWQSYHGATLGALSASGNTGRRTTYKPLLRNWPKIPPAYPYRWPHEGTPTEQAVAAAAELERLIRQEGPETVAAFIAEPVSGSSIPAAHPHPAYYEEVRRICDEYGVLFIADEVMVGFGRTGRLFACDHFDVVPDLMALGKGIAAGYAPISATMVRDRVVEALEDADQPFYHGHTFSGNPVSSAVADHVLELYTPALLEGVRERGDRLAAGLESLAESPIVGEVRQIGLQIGIELVADRETKAPFDPDAEVRTRVFDRTFENGVYVYPGGGSVDGHRGDHLMLAPPLNSSDAALDRIAGATVEAVDHVADRYI, encoded by the coding sequence ATGACGATGTTCTACAAGTGGGGCGCCGGCCGTCACCCCGATCACCCGACCGTCACTCACGCCCACGACGAGTACCTCGTTACGGAGTCGGGAGCGGAGCTGATCGACGCCGCGGCGGGCGCGGCGGTCGTCAACTTCGGCCACTCGCTCGAGGGCGTCGACGAGGTCATGGCGAGACAGGCCGACCGCGTCGGCTACGTCTCGACGTCGTACTTCACGACGCCCGCGGTCGAATCGCTGGCCGACACGCTTGCGTCGATGGCCCCCGGCTCGCTGAACAATGCCTTTCTCTCGAACTCCGGCAGCGAGGCCGTCGAGACCGCGATCAAGCTGGCGCGTGACTACCACGTCGCCCGGGGCGACCACGCCCGAGAGACCGTCATCGGGCGCTGGCAATCCTACCACGGCGCGACTCTCGGCGCCCTCTCGGCGTCGGGGAACACCGGCCGACGGACGACGTACAAACCGCTGCTCCGGAACTGGCCGAAGATCCCGCCGGCGTATCCCTACCGCTGGCCCCACGAGGGGACGCCGACAGAGCAGGCGGTCGCCGCCGCCGCGGAACTGGAGCGACTCATCAGACAGGAGGGTCCCGAAACCGTGGCGGCGTTCATCGCGGAGCCGGTCTCGGGCTCGAGCATCCCCGCGGCACATCCACACCCGGCGTACTACGAGGAGGTCCGCCGAATCTGCGACGAGTACGGCGTGTTGTTCATCGCCGACGAGGTGATGGTCGGCTTCGGCCGAACCGGTCGCCTGTTCGCGTGCGACCACTTCGACGTGGTTCCCGACCTGATGGCGCTCGGGAAGGGGATCGCCGCGGGGTACGCGCCGATCAGCGCGACGATGGTCCGTGACCGCGTCGTCGAGGCGCTCGAGGACGCCGATCAGCCGTTCTACCACGGCCACACGTTCAGCGGAAACCCCGTCTCCTCCGCCGTCGCAGATCACGTGCTCGAACTGTACACGCCGGCGCTGCTCGAGGGGGTGCGCGAGCGCGGCGACAGACTCGCCGCCGGACTCGAGTCGCTCGCGGAGAGCCCCATCGTCGGCGAGGTGCGCCAAATCGGCCTGCAGATCGGTATCGAACTCGTCGCCGACAGGGAGACGAAAGCGCCGTTCGATCCCGACGCGGAGGTGCGAACGCGCGTGTTCGACCGCACCTTCGAGAACGGCGTCTACGTCTACCCCGGCGGCGGCAGCGTCGACGGCCACCGCGGCGACCACCTGATGCTCGCACCACCGCTGAACAGCAGCGACGCGGCGCTCGACCGGATCGCCGGGGCGACGGTCGAGGCGGTCGACCACGTCGCCGACCGGTACATCTGA
- a CDS encoding carboxymuconolactone decarboxylase family protein, with product MSDDAYVDLAYPEEAPEEVKEIYREIIETRKGEMDDEMNLNKMWLAYGTSPDSLAAFWPHMRDSYRAGVLPFELKSKVSLVTASVMECEGCRFFHTSRLAGEGVDDEEIEQLREVEIEESAFSEQEYEVLRFAETLATDHHAIEEENVDRLRSVGLSDQEIVELIDSVAIHVHTALFQEATGVVAKGMTEDDYLVGSQGLDE from the coding sequence ATGAGCGACGACGCGTATGTTGATCTTGCCTATCCCGAAGAAGCACCGGAAGAGGTCAAAGAGATCTATCGAGAGATCATCGAGACCCGTAAGGGAGAGATGGATGACGAAATGAATCTTAATAAGATGTGGCTGGCCTACGGGACGTCGCCAGATTCACTTGCCGCGTTTTGGCCCCATATGCGAGATTCCTATCGTGCTGGGGTACTCCCATTTGAACTCAAATCGAAGGTGTCACTCGTGACCGCAAGCGTGATGGAGTGTGAGGGGTGTCGATTCTTCCACACATCTCGCCTGGCCGGTGAGGGTGTCGATGATGAGGAGATCGAACAACTACGCGAAGTTGAGATTGAAGAATCGGCGTTCTCCGAACAAGAGTACGAAGTACTTCGATTCGCCGAAACGCTAGCTACAGACCACCATGCGATCGAGGAAGAAAACGTCGACCGACTCCGTTCGGTTGGTCTCTCGGACCAGGAGATCGTTGAACTGATCGACTCCGTCGCGATCCACGTCCACACAGCGCTGTTCCAAGAGGCGACAGGTGTCGTCGCTAAGGGCATGACTGAAGATGATTATCTGGTTGGTTCACAGGGCCTTGATGAGTGA
- a CDS encoding bacterio-opsin activator domain-containing protein: MSSDSLTPALRETRALFAKAGIPLTTTEVAADLDLGRRSTYERLERLVERGELETKKVGSSARVWWRNPPDRDDTEDATVARRSSSPTDDTAFEVDTGAELLQLALEAADIGIWELDLETEASPTRSPHHDRIFGYDEPLEEWGIERFLEHVHRDDRERVARSLDEAFETGEWALRCRIIRRDGERRWIETHGGFAFEDDEPVRAVGTVRDITERTERERALEETRRQYRTLVEHFPNGAVALVDEACRYLSFGGTLEGNTSVPRTELEGKPIYDVLPPAVAEVVGPHYEAALEGDSATFEATIDDRSYRFHFVPVRDDDGEVFAAMGMSQDVTEQKEREALLRSAKSQLEALNSLHEVVSDITDAVIEQSSREEIEEIVCQRLADSESYTSAWIGDVDVRRQVVTIRAGAGVEDRVDETTITVDPSGRGRHDPEGRALREGETRVLQNAGSDSGLAGECGFEAAAAIPIAHGGTHYGVLCVYTDRPNAFTDDERAVIGQLGEVVGHAIAAIERQRALLSDEVRELEFQINDFFAPVAESPDVAGTITHERAVPAGDGVFLEYGTVTGAALEAMEAAVASDAVPHWQSVQILRTDGETRQFELTLVDPPMFSTITGYGGYIEAARIEDGDYYMRVHLPPSADVRHVVESIREAYPGVELVSQRQVDRGRAAEGIGGVVFDLLTDRQRTSLEVAYYAGYFAWPRDSTGEEVADSLGVAAPTFHQHLRTAQRRLIRVVFDDADAA; encoded by the coding sequence ATGTCCTCGGACTCTCTCACCCCGGCCCTTCGGGAAACGCGGGCGCTGTTCGCGAAGGCCGGGATTCCGTTGACAACGACCGAGGTCGCAGCGGATCTCGATCTCGGCCGGCGGAGTACGTACGAGCGCCTCGAACGGCTCGTCGAGCGCGGCGAACTCGAGACGAAAAAGGTCGGGTCCAGCGCCCGGGTCTGGTGGCGAAACCCGCCCGACCGAGACGATACCGAGGACGCGACTGTCGCCCGACGCTCCTCCTCGCCGACAGACGACACCGCGTTCGAGGTCGACACGGGTGCGGAACTGTTGCAGCTCGCGCTCGAGGCGGCCGATATCGGCATCTGGGAACTCGACCTCGAGACGGAGGCGTCGCCGACTCGATCCCCCCATCACGACCGGATCTTCGGCTACGACGAACCCCTCGAGGAGTGGGGTATCGAGCGATTTCTCGAACACGTTCACCGGGACGATCGAGAGCGAGTCGCCCGGAGTCTCGACGAGGCGTTCGAGACGGGTGAGTGGGCGCTTCGGTGTCGAATCATCCGGCGCGACGGGGAACGCCGCTGGATCGAGACACACGGCGGGTTCGCCTTCGAGGACGACGAACCGGTCCGAGCGGTCGGCACCGTCAGGGACATCACCGAGCGAACGGAGCGAGAACGCGCCCTCGAGGAAACCCGCCGCCAGTACCGGACGCTCGTCGAACACTTCCCTAACGGCGCTGTCGCGCTCGTCGACGAAGCGTGTCGATACCTTTCGTTCGGCGGCACGCTGGAAGGGAACACGTCGGTTCCGAGGACGGAACTCGAGGGAAAACCGATTTACGACGTGTTGCCACCCGCTGTCGCCGAGGTCGTCGGCCCGCACTACGAGGCGGCCCTCGAGGGCGACTCAGCGACGTTCGAGGCCACGATCGACGACAGGAGTTACAGGTTTCACTTCGTCCCCGTGCGCGACGACGACGGCGAGGTGTTCGCGGCGATGGGGATGTCACAGGACGTGACAGAGCAGAAAGAACGCGAAGCGCTGCTTCGAAGCGCCAAGTCACAACTGGAGGCGCTGAACAGCCTTCACGAGGTCGTCAGCGACATCACCGACGCGGTCATCGAGCAGTCTTCGCGCGAAGAGATCGAGGAGATCGTCTGCCAGCGCCTCGCCGACTCCGAGTCGTATACGTCAGCGTGGATCGGCGACGTGGACGTCAGGCGCCAGGTCGTCACCATACGGGCCGGGGCCGGCGTCGAAGATCGCGTGGACGAAACCACTATCACCGTCGACCCGTCGGGACGGGGGCGCCACGATCCGGAGGGGCGAGCCCTCCGGGAGGGTGAGACGCGGGTGCTCCAGAACGCCGGCTCCGATTCCGGACTCGCTGGCGAGTGTGGCTTCGAGGCCGCCGCAGCCATTCCGATCGCTCACGGCGGAACCCACTACGGCGTGTTGTGCGTGTACACGGACCGCCCGAACGCGTTTACGGACGACGAACGGGCGGTGATCGGTCAACTCGGCGAGGTCGTCGGCCACGCGATCGCCGCCATCGAGCGCCAGCGAGCCCTGCTGAGCGACGAGGTCCGCGAACTCGAGTTCCAGATCAACGACTTCTTCGCCCCGGTCGCGGAGTCGCCGGACGTCGCCGGGACGATCACGCACGAGCGGGCCGTTCCGGCCGGCGACGGGGTCTTCCTCGAGTACGGGACCGTGACAGGGGCGGCACTCGAGGCGATGGAAGCGGCGGTCGCCTCCGACGCCGTCCCCCACTGGCAGTCCGTACAGATCCTTCGGACCGACGGCGAGACGCGCCAGTTCGAACTCACGCTGGTCGATCCGCCAATGTTCTCGACGATCACCGGCTACGGCGGCTACATCGAAGCGGCGCGGATCGAGGACGGCGACTACTACATGCGCGTCCACCTCCCGCCGAGCGCGGACGTTCGCCACGTCGTCGAGTCGATCCGGGAGGCGTATCCCGGCGTCGAACTCGTCAGTCAGCGACAGGTCGACCGCGGCCGCGCGGCCGAGGGGATCGGCGGTGTCGTCTTCGACCTGCTTACCGATCGCCAGCGGACGTCGCTCGAGGTGGCGTACTACGCGGGCTATTTCGCCTGGCCCCGTGACTCGACCGGAGAGGAGGTGGCCGACTCGCTCGGCGTCGCCGCACCCACGTTTCACCAGCACCTTCGGACGGCACAACGGCGCCTCATCCGGGTCGTGTTCGACGACGCGGACGCTGCCTGA
- a CDS encoding CBS domain-containing protein, translating to MDAGTPVSDVMSTPLETISASATVRAATKQMREKNINALVVTTQPPSIVTSTDVLEVVAEGRDPETLAVADVMTEGVETVPPELLLEEVAAMMTTFGIKHLPVADDDYIGMISSTDIAAHIA from the coding sequence ATGGATGCAGGAACTCCGGTTTCAGACGTCATGTCCACGCCCCTCGAGACCATCTCGGCTTCGGCGACGGTCAGAGCGGCCACCAAGCAGATGCGCGAGAAGAACATCAACGCGCTCGTCGTGACCACCCAACCCCCGTCGATCGTCACCAGCACCGACGTCCTCGAGGTCGTCGCCGAGGGCCGCGACCCCGAAACGCTCGCGGTCGCCGACGTGATGACCGAGGGCGTCGAAACCGTCCCACCGGAACTCCTCCTCGAGGAGGTCGCCGCGATGATGACCACGTTCGGCATCAAACACCTCCCCGTCGCCGACGACGACTACATCGGGATGATCTCCTCGACCGATATCGCCGCTCACATCGCCTGA
- a CDS encoding cupin domain-containing protein, whose amino-acid sequence MPSKRYSKISLTEVEGRTKNSSVPMVKSLGYELRARGDPRPRELRFNYFYYETGQAVPRHTQQKQEEVFFIVEGRCRVEVDGEEFEVEAGDVVVIDPGPWRQITALEPAEIFAIGAPNVRDDAVFEDQTGAD is encoded by the coding sequence ATGCCGTCGAAGAGGTATTCAAAAATCAGCCTCACTGAGGTAGAGGGACGTACGAAAAACTCCTCCGTTCCGATGGTCAAATCGCTGGGGTACGAATTACGCGCTCGGGGCGACCCACGGCCACGTGAACTTCGGTTCAATTATTTCTATTATGAGACAGGACAAGCTGTACCGCGTCACACTCAGCAGAAGCAAGAAGAAGTGTTCTTCATCGTTGAAGGCAGGTGCCGTGTTGAAGTGGATGGAGAGGAGTTCGAAGTCGAAGCAGGTGATGTTGTTGTCATTGATCCCGGTCCATGGCGCCAAATCACCGCCCTTGAACCAGCAGAAATCTTCGCCATCGGTGCACCGAATGTTCGCGATGATGCCGTCTTTGAGGACCAGACAGGAGCTGACTAA